A stretch of Rhinopithecus roxellana isolate Shanxi Qingling chromosome 12, ASM756505v1, whole genome shotgun sequence DNA encodes these proteins:
- the RPS8 gene encoding 40S ribosomal protein S8, whose amino-acid sequence MGISRDNWHKRRKTGGKRKPYHKKRKYELGRPAANTKIGPRRIHTVRVRGGNKKYRALRLDVGNFSWGSECCTRKTRIIDVVYNASNNELVRTKTLVKNCIVLIDSTPYRQWYESHYALPLGRKKGAKLTPEEEEILNKKRSKKIQKKYDERKKNAKISSLLEEQFQQGKLLACIASRPGQCGRADGYVLEGKELEFYLRKIKARKGK is encoded by the exons ATGG GCATTTCTCGGGACAACTGGCACAAACGCCGCAAAACCGGGGGCAAGAGAAAGCCCTACCACAAGAAGCGGAAGTATGAGTTGGGGCGCCCGGCTGCCAACACCAAG ATTGGCCCCCGCCGCATCCACACAGTCCGTGTGCGGGGAGGTAACAAGAAATACCGTGCCCTGAGGCTGGACGTAGGGAATTTCTCCTGGGGCTCAGAGT GTTGTACTCGTAAAACAAGGATCATCGATGTTGTCTACAATGCATCTAATAATGAGCTGGTCCGTACCAAGACTCTGGTGAAGAATTGCATCGTGCTCATCGACAGCACACCGTACCGACAGTGGTACGAGTCCCACTACGCGCTGCCCCTGGGCCGCAAGAAGGGAGCCAAGCTG actcctgaggaagaagagattttaaacaaaaaacgatctaaaaaaattcagaagaaatatgatgaaaggaaaaagaatgccaAAATCAGCAGTCTCCTGGAGGAGCAGTTCCAGCAGGGCAAGCTTCTTG CATGCATTGCTTCCAGGCCGGGACAGTGTGGCCGAGCAGATGGCTATGTGCTAGAGGGCAAAGAGTTGGAGTTCTATCTTAGGAAAATCAAGGCCCGGAAAGGCAAATAA
- the BEST4 gene encoding bestrophin-4, whose amino-acid sequence MTVSYTLKVAEARFGGFSGLLLRWRGSIYKLLYKEFLLFGALYAVLSITYRLLLTQEQKHVYAQVARYCNRSADLIPLSFVLGFYVTLVVNRWWSQYTSIPLPDQLMCVISASVHGVDQRGRLLRRTLIRYANLASVLVLRSVSTRVLKRFPTMEHVVDAGFMSQEERKKFESLKSDFNKYWVPCVWFTNLAAQARRDGRIRDDIALCLLLEELNKYRAKCSMLFHYDWISIPLVYTQVVTIAVYSFFALSLVGRQFVEPEAGAAKPQKLLKPGQEPAPALGDPDMYVPLTTLLQFFFYAGWLKVAEQIINPFGEDDDDFETNQLIDRNLQVSLLSVDEMYQNLPPAEKDQYWDEDQPQPPYTVATAAESLRPSFLGSTFNLRMSDDPEQSLQVEASPGSGRPAPAAQTPLLGRFLGVGAPSPAISLRNFGRARGTPRPPHLLRFRAEEGGDPEAAARIEEETAESGDEALEP is encoded by the exons ATGACGGTTTCATATACTCTCAAAGTGGCGGAGGCCCGCTTCGGCGGTTTCTCTGGCCTGCTTCTCCGTTGGAGGGGAAGCATCTACAAGCTCCTCTACAAGGAGTTCCTCCTCTTCGGGGCCTTGTACGCTGTGCTTAGCATCACCTACCG TCTGCTGCTGACCCAGGAACAGAAGCACGTGTATGCTCAGGTGGCCCGGTACTGCAACCGCTCAGCGGACCTCATCCCCTTGTCCTTTGTATTGG GTTTCTATGTGACTCTCGTGGTGAACCGCTGGTGGTCCCAGTACACAAGCATCCCGCTGCCAGACCAGCTGATGTGCGTCATCTCGGCTAGCGTGCACGGCGTGGACCAGCGGGGCCGCCTGCTGCGCCGCACCCTCATCCGCTACGCGAACCTGGCGTCCGTGCTGGTCCTGCGCTCCGTCAGCACCCGCGTACTCAAGCGCTTCCCCACCATGGAGCACGTGGTGGACGCAG GTTTCATGTcccaggaagagaggaaaaagttTGAGAGCCTGAAATCCGACTTCAACAAGTACTGGGTCCCCTGCGTCTGGTTCACCAACCTGGCGGCCCAGGCCCGGAGGGACGGGCGAATCCGTGACGATATCGCTCTCTGTCTACTTTTGGAA GAGCTGAACAAGTACCGAGCCAAATGCAGCATGCTATTCCACTATGACTGGATCAGCATCCCCCTCGTCTACACCCAA GTGGTGACCATAGCCGTCTACTCCTTCTTTGCCCTCTCCCTGGTTGGCCGCCAGTTTGTGGAGCCAGAGGCAGGGGCTGCCAAACCTCAGAAGCTTCTGAAGCCAGGCCAGGAGCCAGCCCCAGCCTTGGGAGACCCAGACATGTATGTGCCTCTCACTACTCTGCTGCAGTTCTTCTTCTATGCTGGCTGGCTCAAG GTGGCTGAACAGATCATCAACCCAtttggtgaggatgatgatgactTTGAGACAAACCAGCTCATAGACCGCAACTTGCAG GTGTCCCTGCTATCTGTGGACGAAATGTACCAGAACCTTCCCCCCGCTGAGAAGGACCAGTACTGGGATGAGGACCAGCCGCAGCCACCCTACACTGTGGCCACGGCGGCCGAGTCTCTGCGGCCCTCATTCCTGGGCTCCACCTTCAACCTGCG CATGAGCGACGACCCTGAGCAGAGCCTGCAGGTGGAGGCGTCCCCCGGATCGGGTCGGCCCGCGCCCGCCGCGCAGACCCCGTTGCTCGGCCGCTTCCTGGGCGTAGGGGCGCCCTCCCCGGCCATCAGCCTCCGGAACTTCGGCCGCGCGCGAGGGACCCCGCGCCCCCCGCATCTGCTACGCTTCCGGGCCGAGGAGGGCGGCGACCCCGAGGCCGCAGCCCGCATCGAGGAGGAGACGGCGGAGTCCGGGGACGAGGCCCTGGAGCCCTGA